From Myxococcales bacterium, the proteins below share one genomic window:
- a CDS encoding zinc-ribbon domain-containing protein: MLKVECESCKAPYQIDERRVPKGGLKMRCPKCGHSFVVQNPNEPAAAAPPPAAPAAPAGPQRIPSFTGALDGIDLPALASDAGLPAPAKGAPAKRPAPIAKPVAAPPPAPAAAAAAPSAPPVPSFDGFGSVEDDLPALPGFGDVGGFGEIDFPMAKPAAAPAPFPAAPKPQFGEVREPTGVGLPAPVARPAPSFPKAAPVAPAPPPPAPSAPPAFGDIGDVVGLPAALGPAAGLPMPKAAPPPAAAPAPHAGGFGDVGGFGDIGLPAVHGGGAGLPSVGGGGAGLPSVAGGGAGLPSVAGGGAGLPAVHGGGGGGGGDFGFGELDLPSLMSDLPGLGGAGLPMPGGAGLPMPGGAGLPMPGGAGLPMPGGAGLPMPGGAGLPMATGPGGYLPATADQQGLLPGQANLPSASQGNYLPSMAQGQGLLPSQSNLPMPMGGFGDIDLPVAQQSLGSGFGDLDIGGGSQGSAGGVGFGEVDLGGGGGGGDMSSDALLPGASGPRPAVSGGFGADPANPSVPPPRARPTRSAQGSGGSRAPRIIAGLLALFVIGGAALQATPYGAFGYLAISDALHSSEYKKTTQQAATQARTSLAKDVYGDARKVASDLVATQAKNPRARQLAAYAALTEYAVELRFGIVTEHAAKASYLLGTIPAKTDVPYLSAAQGAREAVAGKYDEARALLDAAAKKDPNDPVQDDIRFVRGELELAAKNADAAISAFSAAGQGASPRAHFGLARAYLLKKDRAKAEAEVEATLKGSPEHVGALLARARLAWSLHRDEAASLKDLAVIVDGVAKPNASPGELSQAYSLRGWVMLTANRASDARTAFEEARKLDARNTSALIGEGELLYADGRYTEAISRFEEAVQKSPDDVDAVCGAAKTKIALERLQDAKTQLTAARSTFKSEMAVALWLGKAEDALGNKSVAESEYNVAIALADPALPNAVEPYAALAKLLAAQGRTTEALQKLELAKSKLVDTPALQRAFGDVLAAQGKFDDAIGHYQKALAKNENDIATHFRLGQAYRKMRKMDLASASLEKVAAVDKEYPGLALERGMLFEESGDVQKALDQFQGALAKAPTDLDLMLRVGAAYVVIGQTEEGVKMLTKVFEQRPNSAEANHFLGRAYLRQGGLQTTAAMPRLRRAAELDPNRAEYHLYVAWAANEATQPDVGLARKEIDRALELDSTLADAYWQRGIVNFKQAAVKDAEKDLRKALELKPNRIEAHATLAEILQHGNNDAAALAEWAIATTAIPKNAYWRYRYGSLLLEKGKSAEAVGHLTFALTEGGLQAPRPGWLYQAAFAAAEAQRKTGKKAEAIESYKRFLELAPSSSPDRADAIRALKQLGGPVPE; the protein is encoded by the coding sequence ATGCTCAAAGTCGAGTGCGAGTCCTGCAAGGCGCCCTACCAGATCGACGAGCGCCGAGTCCCCAAGGGCGGGCTCAAAATGCGTTGTCCGAAGTGCGGGCACTCGTTCGTCGTGCAAAACCCGAACGAGCCCGCGGCCGCCGCGCCCCCTCCCGCTGCGCCTGCGGCTCCCGCGGGTCCGCAGCGGATCCCGTCGTTCACCGGCGCCCTCGATGGCATCGATCTGCCCGCGCTCGCGTCCGACGCGGGCCTCCCGGCTCCCGCCAAAGGTGCGCCGGCGAAGCGCCCCGCGCCCATCGCGAAGCCCGTGGCCGCGCCGCCTCCGGCCCCGGCAGCGGCCGCGGCCGCCCCGTCGGCTCCCCCGGTCCCCTCGTTCGACGGGTTCGGCTCGGTCGAGGACGATCTCCCCGCTCTCCCGGGCTTCGGTGACGTCGGCGGGTTCGGCGAGATCGACTTCCCCATGGCGAAGCCCGCGGCGGCGCCCGCACCGTTCCCGGCGGCGCCGAAGCCGCAGTTCGGCGAGGTCCGTGAGCCTACGGGTGTCGGCCTCCCGGCGCCCGTCGCGCGGCCCGCCCCCTCGTTCCCCAAGGCCGCGCCCGTCGCGCCCGCGCCCCCTCCGCCTGCTCCCTCCGCGCCCCCGGCGTTCGGCGACATCGGCGACGTGGTGGGGCTGCCGGCCGCGCTCGGGCCCGCTGCCGGTCTGCCGATGCCGAAAGCCGCACCGCCGCCCGCCGCCGCTCCCGCGCCCCACGCGGGCGGGTTCGGTGACGTCGGGGGCTTCGGCGACATCGGCCTCCCCGCGGTCCATGGCGGCGGCGCAGGTCTCCCGTCGGTGGGCGGAGGTGGAGCGGGTCTTCCGTCGGTCGCCGGAGGCGGAGCGGGTCTCCCGTCGGTCGCGGGAGGCGGAGCGGGCCTCCCGGCGGTGCATGGCGGCGGAGGCGGAGGTGGCGGAGATTTTGGCTTCGGCGAGCTCGACCTGCCGAGCCTCATGAGTGATCTTCCGGGCCTCGGGGGCGCGGGGCTGCCGATGCCCGGCGGCGCAGGCCTGCCGATGCCCGGCGGTGCGGGGCTGCCGATGCCTGGCGGTGCGGGGCTGCCGATGCCCGGCGGCGCGGGACTGCCGATGCCCGGAGGCGCGGGACTGCCGATGGCGACCGGTCCAGGGGGCTACCTGCCGGCGACGGCCGATCAACAGGGCCTCCTCCCGGGGCAAGCGAACCTGCCCTCCGCCTCTCAGGGCAACTACCTCCCTTCGATGGCGCAAGGGCAGGGTCTCCTGCCGTCCCAGTCGAACCTCCCCATGCCCATGGGCGGCTTCGGAGACATCGACCTGCCCGTCGCCCAGCAGTCGCTCGGGAGCGGCTTCGGGGATCTCGACATCGGCGGCGGCTCTCAAGGCTCGGCCGGCGGAGTCGGCTTCGGCGAGGTCGACCTCGGCGGGGGTGGCGGCGGAGGAGACATGTCGTCCGACGCGCTCCTCCCCGGAGCGAGCGGTCCACGTCCCGCCGTCAGCGGCGGCTTCGGGGCCGATCCGGCGAACCCGAGCGTGCCTCCACCACGCGCTCGACCCACGCGCTCGGCGCAAGGGAGCGGGGGCTCGAGGGCCCCTCGTATCATCGCAGGACTATTGGCTTTGTTCGTGATCGGGGGAGCCGCCCTCCAGGCCACTCCCTACGGCGCGTTCGGCTACCTGGCCATCAGCGACGCGCTCCACTCGAGCGAATACAAGAAGACCACGCAGCAGGCTGCCACGCAGGCCCGCACGTCGCTCGCGAAGGACGTCTACGGCGACGCGCGAAAGGTCGCGTCCGACCTCGTCGCGACCCAAGCGAAGAACCCCCGTGCGCGGCAGCTCGCGGCCTACGCGGCCCTCACCGAGTACGCCGTCGAGCTTCGGTTCGGCATCGTCACCGAGCACGCCGCGAAGGCGTCGTACCTCCTCGGCACCATCCCCGCGAAGACCGACGTGCCCTACCTCTCGGCGGCCCAGGGCGCCCGCGAGGCCGTGGCCGGCAAGTACGACGAGGCCCGGGCGCTCCTCGACGCGGCCGCCAAAAAAGACCCGAACGACCCCGTGCAAGACGACATCCGCTTCGTTCGGGGCGAGCTCGAGCTCGCGGCCAAGAACGCCGACGCGGCGATCTCCGCGTTCTCGGCGGCAGGGCAGGGGGCCTCGCCTCGCGCGCACTTCGGGCTCGCGCGCGCCTACCTCCTCAAGAAGGACAGGGCGAAGGCCGAGGCCGAGGTCGAGGCGACGCTCAAGGGCTCGCCCGAGCACGTCGGCGCCTTGCTCGCGCGCGCGCGGCTCGCGTGGTCTCTCCACCGCGACGAGGCCGCGTCGCTGAAGGATCTGGCGGTCATCGTCGACGGCGTGGCCAAGCCGAACGCGTCGCCGGGTGAGCTCTCCCAAGCGTACTCCCTTCGCGGGTGGGTCATGCTCACGGCCAACCGCGCGAGCGACGCTCGCACCGCCTTCGAAGAGGCGCGCAAGCTCGACGCCCGCAACACCTCGGCCCTCATCGGCGAGGGCGAGCTCCTCTACGCCGACGGTCGCTACACCGAGGCGATCTCCCGCTTCGAGGAGGCCGTCCAAAAGAGCCCGGACGACGTCGACGCCGTGTGCGGCGCCGCCAAGACCAAGATCGCCCTCGAGCGCCTCCAAGACGCGAAGACCCAGCTCACGGCCGCGCGGAGCACCTTCAAGAGCGAGATGGCCGTCGCCCTCTGGCTCGGCAAGGCCGAGGACGCGCTCGGAAACAAGTCCGTGGCCGAGAGCGAGTACAACGTCGCGATCGCGCTCGCGGATCCGGCCCTCCCGAACGCGGTCGAGCCGTACGCGGCCCTCGCCAAGCTCCTCGCAGCGCAGGGGCGAACGACCGAAGCGCTCCAGAAGCTCGAGCTCGCGAAGAGCAAGCTCGTCGACACCCCCGCGCTCCAGCGTGCCTTCGGCGACGTGCTCGCGGCGCAGGGCAAGTTCGACGACGCGATCGGCCACTACCAGAAGGCCCTCGCCAAGAACGAGAACGACATCGCGACGCACTTCCGCCTCGGCCAGGCCTACCGGAAGATGCGCAAGATGGACCTCGCGAGCGCCTCGCTCGAGAAGGTCGCGGCGGTCGACAAGGAGTACCCCGGCCTCGCCCTCGAGCGCGGCATGCTCTTCGAAGAGTCGGGCGACGTACAAAAAGCCCTCGACCAGTTCCAAGGTGCGCTCGCCAAGGCGCCCACGGATCTCGATCTCATGCTGCGCGTGGGCGCAGCTTACGTCGTCATCGGGCAGACCGAAGAGGGCGTGAAGATGCTCACCAAGGTGTTCGAACAGCGCCCGAACAGCGCCGAGGCGAACCACTTCCTCGGTCGCGCGTACCTGCGTCAAGGTGGCCTCCAGACGACCGCCGCCATGCCGCGACTCCGCCGCGCCGCCGAGCTCGATCCGAACCGGGCCGAGTACCACCTCTACGTGGCCTGGGCGGCGAACGAGGCCACGCAGCCCGACGTGGGCCTCGCCAGGAAAGAGATCGATCGGGCCCTCGAGCTCGACTCGACCTTGGCCGACGCGTACTGGCAGCGCGGCATCGTGAACTTCAAGCAGGCCGCCGTGAAGGACGCCGAGAAGGACCTCCGCAAGGCGCTCGAGCTCAAGCCGAACCGCATCGAGGCCCACGCCACGCTCGCCGAGATCCTTCAGCACGGAAACAACGACGCCGCGGCCCTCGCCGAGTGGGCCATCGCGACCACCGCCATCCCCAAGAACGCGTACTGGCGCTACCGCTACGGCTCGCTCCTCCTCGAAAAGGGGAAGAGCGCCGAGGCCGTCGGGCACCTCACGTTCGCGCTCACCGAGGGTGGCCTCCAAGCGCCTCGGCCGGGCTGGCTCTACCAAGCGGCCTTCGCGGCGGCCGAAGCGCAGCGCAAGACCGGAAAGAAGGCCGAGGCGATCGAGAGCTACAAGCGCTTCTTGGAGCTCGCGCCCTCGTCGTCGCCCGATCGCGCCGACGCGATCCGGGCGCTCAAGCAGCTCGGCGGACCCGTGCCCGAGTGA
- a CDS encoding DMT family transporter — MEVSPAPTPTWEERRAAYAWMAASAVLFATMNFFARLVGEGGAVPWAHVGATRAFTGALIAFAVARARGARLTTRDKTGMWWRSALGTASMVCTFYALSRRGLPLGDTTTLLNLTPVFLAFLTPHLLGERTGGRVFVALVVSLGGAILLLRPSFLFGGHGHTPDAWLTGGVATLAAIFAAFAMIMLRKLGKTESPEAVAVHFSLFAAATMTLLSLPTLALPRPRDALYMVLAGVAAGVAQICMTRAYALERAARVAAVGYLAVAVSAGLGAAWLHEIPRPTAFLGMALVIAGGLVVALNKRA, encoded by the coding sequence GTGGAGGTCTCTCCCGCACCCACTCCTACATGGGAAGAGCGCCGTGCGGCCTACGCGTGGATGGCCGCGAGCGCCGTGCTCTTCGCCACGATGAACTTCTTCGCGCGGCTCGTGGGTGAAGGAGGCGCGGTGCCGTGGGCGCACGTCGGTGCGACCCGCGCCTTCACGGGGGCGCTCATCGCGTTCGCCGTGGCGAGAGCGAGGGGCGCGCGCCTCACGACCCGCGACAAAACGGGCATGTGGTGGCGGAGCGCGCTCGGCACGGCGTCGATGGTGTGCACGTTCTACGCGCTCTCGCGGCGCGGGCTCCCGCTCGGGGACACGACGACCCTCTTGAACCTCACGCCCGTGTTTCTGGCGTTCTTGACGCCCCACCTCCTCGGCGAGCGCACCGGGGGCCGGGTGTTCGTCGCGCTCGTCGTGTCGCTCGGGGGCGCAATCTTGCTCCTCCGGCCTTCCTTCCTCTTCGGTGGGCACGGTCACACGCCCGACGCGTGGCTCACGGGAGGGGTCGCGACGCTCGCCGCGATCTTCGCCGCGTTCGCGATGATCATGCTCCGGAAGCTCGGCAAGACGGAGTCTCCGGAGGCCGTGGCCGTGCACTTTTCTCTCTTCGCGGCCGCGACGATGACCCTCCTCTCCTTGCCGACGCTCGCCCTCCCTCGCCCGCGCGATGCGCTCTACATGGTGCTCGCGGGCGTGGCGGCGGGCGTGGCGCAGATCTGCATGACACGCGCGTACGCCCTCGAGCGCGCGGCGCGTGTGGCCGCGGTGGGCTACCTCGCGGTCGCCGTGAGCGCGGGGCTCGGGGCCGCCTGGCTCCACGAGATCCCTCGCCCGACGGCCTTTTTGGGCATGGCGCTCGTCATCGCGGGAGGCCTCGTCGTCGCGCTGAACAAACGCGCGTGA
- a CDS encoding PLP-dependent transferase, translated as MTTLAVHAGEEIDPHTHALDVPIVMSSAFGFASADEAAGAFRGENDAYIYGRWQNPTVKALEAKVAALEGAEDACVTASGMAAIAGAVMSLAGQGDHVIAPRSMYAEAARLLRERLPRFGVRTTFVDSSTSAYAEALREGAAVVYVETPQNPTLGLLDVREIATLAHEKGATVVVDGTFATPFCQSALDLGADLVVHSMTKAMSGHGDVIAGAFSGKGELVSRARDLVVKGMGGVVSPLTAWLVLRGLRTFALRQEQACRTAATLARVLEGSPLVSRVHHPSLPSHPGHALARRQMHAFGSLLSFELSGGDAVRRGARFLESVRLATHAVSLGDTRTLVVHPASTTHSTMPADVRERAGIGDGLVRVSVGLEGHEALSADLLGALSRAS; from the coding sequence TTGACGACACTCGCCGTGCACGCAGGCGAAGAGATCGATCCTCACACCCACGCGCTCGACGTCCCCATCGTGATGTCGTCCGCGTTCGGGTTCGCGTCGGCCGACGAAGCCGCGGGCGCCTTTCGCGGCGAGAACGACGCCTACATCTACGGGCGGTGGCAGAACCCCACGGTGAAGGCGCTCGAAGCCAAGGTCGCCGCGCTCGAAGGCGCCGAGGACGCGTGTGTCACAGCGAGCGGCATGGCCGCGATCGCAGGCGCCGTGATGAGCCTCGCCGGGCAGGGGGACCATGTGATCGCGCCTCGCTCGATGTACGCCGAGGCGGCCCGACTGCTCCGCGAGCGCCTCCCCAGGTTCGGGGTCCGCACGACGTTCGTCGACTCGAGCACGAGCGCGTACGCCGAGGCGCTCCGCGAGGGCGCCGCCGTGGTCTACGTCGAGACCCCGCAGAACCCTACGCTGGGCCTCCTCGACGTGCGCGAGATCGCGACGCTTGCCCATGAAAAAGGGGCAACGGTGGTGGTCGACGGCACCTTCGCCACCCCGTTCTGCCAGAGCGCGCTCGACCTCGGCGCCGACCTCGTCGTGCACAGCATGACCAAGGCGATGTCGGGCCACGGGGACGTGATCGCCGGCGCGTTCTCCGGCAAGGGAGAGCTCGTGTCGCGGGCGCGCGATCTCGTCGTGAAGGGCATGGGAGGCGTCGTTTCGCCGCTCACGGCGTGGCTCGTGCTTCGAGGGCTCCGCACGTTCGCGCTTCGCCAAGAGCAGGCGTGCCGTACGGCCGCCACGCTCGCCCGGGTCCTCGAGGGCTCGCCGCTCGTCTCACGTGTGCACCACCCGTCCCTCCCGTCGCACCCGGGGCACGCGCTCGCGAGGCGGCAAATGCACGCCTTCGGCTCGCTGCTCTCCTTCGAGCTCTCGGGCGGCGACGCCGTGAGGCGCGGGGCCCGGTTCCTCGAGTCGGTCCGCCTCGCGACCCATGCGGTGAGCCTCGGCGACACCCGCACCCTCGTGGTCCACCCGGCCTCCACCACGCACTCGACCATGCCGGCCGACGTGCGCGAGCGCGCCGGCATCGGCGACGGCCTCGTCCGCGTCTCGGTCGGGCTCGAGGGCCACGAGGCGTTGAGCGCCGATCTCCTCGGCGCCCTCTCCCGCGCGAGCTGA